In Molothrus aeneus isolate 106 chromosome 4, BPBGC_Maene_1.0, whole genome shotgun sequence, the following are encoded in one genomic region:
- the NKX1-1 gene encoding NK1 transcription factor-related protein 1, which translates to MDGRGEQRLSAGGELPLYCPANRDRQGDSQSNTPGQEGAVAALPMVHRTTSFSVLDILDPNKFNSKRRQCAGLYKSAGTEFTLGAEDKPEDSGTELAEQKALAEDFEACKKSAELIKDGELYKAEECDLDYSSRPSRSPDSELQDDEELCSEESGSTSGSSGSSGPVAPGEPEPGPLRAEAAEAGLVPAPAPPPPPPPPAPVGTQPGPQAKPKRKRTGSDSKSGKPRRARTAFTYEQLVALENKFKSTRYLSVCERLNLALSLSLTETQVKIWFQNRRTKWKKQNPGADTSAPTGGGGGGGAGAGLGGGALPGGLSPLSHSPPMGAPISMHGPGSYAGHPAGGLVCAAQLPFLPSPAVLSPFVLGSQTYGAPAFYTPHL; encoded by the exons ATGGACGGCCGCGGGGAGCAGCGGCTCTCGGCCGGCGGCGAGCTGCCGCTCTACTGCCCTGCCAACCGCGACAGGCAAGGGGACAGCCAGAGCAACACCCCCGGACAAGAGGGGGCAGTGGCCGCGCTGCCCATGGTGCACAGAACCACCTCCTTCTCCGTGCTCGACATCCTGGACCCTAACAAGTTCAACAGCAAGCGGCGGCAGTGCGCGGGCTTGTACAAATCGGCGGGCACCGAGTTCACGCTGGGGGCGGAGGATAAGCCCGAGGACTCAGGGACGGAGCTGGCCGAGCAAAAGGCTCTCGCCGAAGATTTCGAGGCGTGCAAGAAGTCCGCAGAGCTGATCA AGGACGGGGAGCTCTACAAGGCCGAGGAGTGCGACCTGGACTACAGCAGCCGGCCGAGCCGCAGCCCCGACAGCGAGCTGCAGGACGACGAGGAGCTGTGCAGCGAGGAGAGCGGCAGCAccagcggcagcagcggcagctCCGGCCCCGTGGCGCCCGGAGAGCCCGAGCCGGGCCCGCTCCGAGCCGAGGCGGCCGAGGCGGGGCTCGTCCCGGCCCCGGCGCCCCctccgccgcccccgccgccggcgCCCGTCGGGACGCAGCCCGGCCCGCAGGCCAAGCCCAAGAGGAAGCGGACGGGCTCGGACTCCAAGTCGGGCAAGCCCCGGCGGGCGCGGACAGCCTTCACCTACGAGCAGCTGGTGGCGCTGGAAAACAAGTTCAAATCCACGCGGTACCTGTCGGTGTGCGAGCGCCTCAACCTGGCGCTGTCGCTCAGCCTCACCGAGACGCAGGTGAAGATCTGGTTCCAGAACCGCCGCACCAAGTGGAAGAAGCAGAACCCGGGCGCCGACACCAGCGCGCCcacgggcggcggcggcggcggcggggcgggggccgggctgggcggcGGGGCCCTGCCGGGCGggctcagccccctcagccaCTCGCCGCCCATGGGCGCCCCGATCTCCATGCACGGCCCCGGCAGCTACGCCGGGCACCCGGCCGGAGGGCTGGTCTGCGCTGCCCAGCTGcccttcctgcccagccccgccgTCCTCTCGCCCTTCGTGCTGGGCTCCCAGACTTACGGCGCTCCGGCGTTCTACACCCCGCACCTATAA
- the LOC136556102 gene encoding uncharacterized protein yields MGAKLSTAQKRLIIQVEGILVGGGIVYEKPVVEKLIKWVSSEFPEVSPDLIKNPAFWRRVKTRLSELFRPGDASLIQLARLVAQIRKILKEEGSSEQATVRVKRCPSSVSHPSSVSSPSVPNTPSRTPKLKTGILKGAPPQTSQAQGVPSSPGPLQNTRSPRPESSGQTLGGSSTCPASPAPVPKPQSYVPQFVESPVCPGSPLVSQDGRGVTQNGGDRMVEMAGKPPSSSQNPFLPSSNPFLPLGHSPFPAPSLPTSPHLHPLSDPSHLVSLPPFPMIAPPIVPPTIPPLSPPTACHCAPPPAPASGDGPSSSGHPVSRHAPSSPSSGSHAPPSGSHGSGSGGGGGSRAGNRSRPLYHRRLRLFTSQKRVGECVANGSH; encoded by the coding sequence ATGGGTGCTAAGCTGTCCACTGCCCAAAAGAGACTTATTATCCAAGTTGAGGGAATCCTTGTTGGGGGGGGAATTGTTTATGAAAAACCTGTtgttgaaaaattaataaaatgggtCTCTTCTGAGTTCCCGGAGGTTTCGCCTGACCTGATCAAAAATCCGGCCTTTTGGCGGAGGGTTAAAACTCGACTCTCGGAGTTGTTCAGGCCAGGCGACGCTTCCCTCATACAATTGGCCAGGCTTGTTGcccaaattagaaaaatattgaaagaaGAAGGGAGCTCAGAACAGGCCACAGTTCGAGTTAAACGTTGCCCCAGTTCGGTTTCGCACCCCAGTTCGGTTTCCTCACCCTCTGTCCCGAATACCCCTTCCCGTACGCCCAAACTTAAAACCGGGATTCTGAAGGGGGCACCCCCCCAGACCAGCCAGGCGCAGGGCGTTCCATCATCCCCTGGCCCTCTCCAGAATACCCGGTCCCCCCGCCCCGAGAGTTCTGGCCAAACTCTCGGGGGCTCCTCGACTtgtcctgcctcccctgctcctgtccccaaaccccagagttATGTACCCCAGTTCGTTGAATCCCCAGTTTGCCCCGGGTCGCCTCTGGTTTCACAAGATGGCCGTGGCGTGACCCAAAATGGAGGCGACCGCATGGTCGAGATGGCGGGAAAacccccatcctcatcccagaatccttttcttccaagttccaaccccttcctgcctctcGGCCACTCCCCTTTccccgccccttccctcccGACCTCCCCCCACCTCCACCCTCTATCTGACCCCTCCCATCTCGTTTCCCTGCCTCCCTTTCCCATGATAGCTCCTCCCATCGTTCCTCCCACAATCCCGCCCCTTTCCCCGCCCACCGCTTGCCACTGTGCCCCGCCTCCTGCTCCCGCCTCTGGGGACGGCCCCTCGTCATCGGGCCACCCAGTCTCCCGCCatgccccctcctccccttcttccggttcccacgcccCTCCCTCTGGTTCCCACGGTTCGGGgtccgggggggggggggggtcgaGGGCCGGGAACCGGAGCCGGCCATTGTACCATCGGCGGCTCCGGTTGTTTACCAGCCAGAAGCGGGTGGGGGAGTGCGTCGCCAATGGGTCCCATTGA